Part of the Prionailurus bengalensis isolate Pbe53 chromosome B3, Fcat_Pben_1.1_paternal_pri, whole genome shotgun sequence genome is shown below.
TGAACCTTGGCGGCGGTGgaggcggccgcggcggcggaggaggcggcggcggcggctgaggaggaagaggagtggcGGCAGTGGCGGCGGGGACCTGTGCGGGGTGAGCCTCgcggaggggacagggaggggccgGGGGTGACAGGGCCAGCGGATGGGTGCGGGCGGACGGGGACGGTGGCCGGCTGAACAGCTGGGCGGCGCTgaagagcggggggggggggcgcggaatTGGGGGGGCTGCTCCGTGAGGGACggtttctgcctttgtttccccccCTCCACCTTCgccgcccccccctcctccccccgcccgaCGCCCTCTCTGCTCCGCGCTCGTCCGCGGGGTCTCATGGCCTCCCCTCTCGGTCTGTGTCGCCTCTAGGATGGCGGAGGTACCGCCTGGGCCTAGCAGCCTCCTCCCACCACCAGCACCTCCGGCCTCGGCGGCGGCCGAGCCCCGCTGTCCCTTCCCGGCGGGGGCCGCCCTCGCCTGCTGCAGCGAGGACGAGGAGGACGACGAGGAGCAcgaaggcggcggcggcggcaggagcCCGGCGGGCGGCGAGGCGACGGCGGCGGCCAAGGGGCATCCGTGCCTCCGCTGCCCTCAGCCGccgcaggagcagcagcagctcaACGGATTGATCAGCCCCGAACTGCGGCACCTCCGGGCGGCCGCCTCTCTCAAGAGCAAGGTTTTGAGCGCGGCCGAGGCGGCCACGACCACGGCCACCCCCGACGGGGGGCCCAGAGCGACTGCAACAAAAGGAGCTGGGGTACACTCGGGCGAGAGCCCCCCTCACTGCCTCCCCAATAATGGAAGAACTGCGCTCCCCAGCCCGGCGGAGGCAGTGGCGGCGAGCGATCCTGCGGCGGCCCGCAATGGACTGGCGGAGGGCacggagcaggaggaggaggaagatgagcaGGTGCGGCTGCTGTCTTCATCCCTGACCGCCGGCTGCAGTTTAAGAAGCCCCTCAGGCCGGGAGGTTGAGCCTGGGGAGGATCGGACGATACGTTATGTCCGATATGAATCCGAGCTACAAATGCCCGATATCATGAGACTGATCACCAAAGATCTGTCTGAACCCTACTCCATTTATACCTATAGATATTTTATCCACAACTGGCCACAGCTGTGCTTCTTGGTAAGTGGATGGAATGCAAAGAGGGTGAACGCAGCAGAGAGATCCAGGCCGTGCAGGGCAGGGAGTGTGAGGGCTGAGAGTGGCAGTGGATGTATACTTCTGCGTTTCATAGTACGTTACATGATGTAAAGTGCGTGTCCACACTCCTagttttttaatgaaactgtTTTGAAGGTAAGACTTCTTGATCTGGCTTAACTTGGTACTTATGTAAATGCAACAAGCCTGTATGATGCATGTTGGGGGTCTTCGATTCTGTTTATATTAGCTTATAATCATGTTTAACCGTCTTTAATTACCCTCCCTCATCCTCAAAGCACTTTGCAATCATTTAATTTGAACATGGTTCTGTTCGGATACAGGCTTTATTAATCTCTCAATTACAGCCGTAATCAGGGAAGAGTGTATGCATAAACATGTTTTGGTGAACATGATTGTCAGTAAACTTGCTGTGGCCACATTGGGGAATTAAATCTTACAAGCGTTTTCCGTAATTATGGAGATTGTTTCCTTTTACTTCGACAGGACAATTCAGGACAATTAGCAGTTGTAGCCAGCCTGCTTTCTGGTGCTAGATTGTAGAAGGCACTACTAACACTTCTGGTGGCTGAAAGACCCTGAAGCTCGAACAAAATACCGTTTTGTGGAATGTAGGAAACTTAAGTGTGAAACTGTTACtaatctcattttttcctttaagaaactgATCATCCATACACGTACGTCGTACATATTAATAGTGACACAGGCTGTGTAAAGCACAGTTGACAGAATTTTTGGATTTACATGTAAGTGAAAAAGATTTGGCTATGAAACAAGCTaaatagttttcttgttttttttttttaatttatgtagtACTGG
Proteins encoded:
- the NAA30 gene encoding N-alpha-acetyltransferase 30; this translates as MAEVPPGPSSLLPPPAPPASAAAEPRCPFPAGAALACCSEDEEDDEEHEGGGGGRSPAGGEATAAAKGHPCLRCPQPPQEQQQLNGLISPELRHLRAAASLKSKVLSAAEAATTTATPDGGPRATATKGAGVHSGESPPHCLPNNGRTALPSPAEAVAASDPAAARNGLAEGTEQEEEEDEQVRLLSSSLTAGCSLRSPSGREVEPGEDRTIRYVRYESELQMPDIMRLITKDLSEPYSIYTYRYFIHNWPQLCFLAMVGEECVGAIVCKLDMHKKMFRRGYIAMLAVDSKYRRNGIGTNLVKKAIYAMVEGDCDEVVLETEITNKSALKLYENLGFVRDKRLFRYYLNGVDALRLKLWLR